In the Fusarium oxysporum f. sp. lycopersici 4287 chromosome 9, whole genome shotgun sequence genome, one interval contains:
- a CDS encoding 2-haloacid dehalogenase has protein sequence MANQKHVVFDVVGTCVSFNAFYNGIDRVIGEKLAAKHITANAFGYTWMTAAELEFTFLSVSERHRPYKEVLRTLFYRTLFMVGVAAPRELVTDAERDACVQAYSDLELRPGAKECFAILRDAGFTVWCLTTGDTKRVGGYFERAGVDMPLENLISCDGQGVAKPALAAYKPTLARFAPDDIKWFAAAHMWDVSAAVKVGFRGAYCTIYEQDPCTEIFDAQMEVMADTLPEMAKGIVQASL, from the coding sequence ATGGCCAATCAAAAGCATGTGGTCTTCGACGTCGTCGGCACCTGCGTGTCATTCAATGCCTTCTACAACGGCATTGACCGTGTCATTGGCGAGAAGCTAGCCGCCAAGCACATCACAGCCAATGCATTCGGCTACACTTGGATGACGGCAGCCGAGCTGGAGTTCACCTTTCTCTCCGTCTCTGAGCGCCATCGTCCCTACAAGGAAGTCTTGCGCACCTTGTTCTACCGCACGCTGTTCATGGTTGGCGTTGCGGCACCACGGGAACTCGTCACAGACGCAGAAAGGGATGCTTGTGTCCAGGCATATTCGGACCTCGAGTTGCGACCGGGAGCAAAAGAGTGTTTTGCAATATTAAGAGACGCCGGCTTCACAGTGTGGTGTTTGACAACAGGCGATACCAAGCGTGTGGGCGGATACTTTGAGCGCGCTGGCGTTGACATGCCGCTGGAGAACCTCATCAGCTGCGATGGACAGGGCGTGGCCAAGCCAGCGTTGGCTGCATACAAGCCAACCCTAGCCCGATTCGCACCGGATGATATCAAGTggtttgctgctgctcaCATGTGGGACGTGTCTGCTGCAGTCAAGGTTGGCTTCCGGGGCGCTTATTGCACCATATATGAACAGGATCCCTGCACTGAGATCTTCGACGCCCAGATGGAGGTTATGGCTGACACACTACCAGAGATGGCAAAGGGGATTGTACAAGCATCGCTTTAG